In Candidatus Manganitrophus noduliformans, the genomic stretch TCGCCCACGCCGTTATCCGTAAGGGAGCGCCCGCTTACGCCGGCGTCGTCGAGGCCTTCGGCGCCGCCATTCTTGACAAAAAAGGGGAGATCGACCGGAAGCGCCTTGGAGAGATCGTCTTTAACGATGCGCGCCGGCGCGAGCGATTGAATCAACTCGTCCATCCACACGTCTACGCGCAGGCGGAGAAGGAGAAGAGGGCGATTGCCGCCGCCCATCCCGAAGCAGTCATCCTCTTCGATGTTCCCCTCTTGATCGAGACCGGGGCCCATCGGGAGATGGATCTGGTTATCGTCGTTTATGCCGACCGCGCAACCCAAATCGAACGGTTGATCGAACGTGACGGCCTTACCCGGGAGGAAGCCGAGCGTCGGATCGACGCCCAGATGCCGCTGGATGAAAAGCGCCGATTTGCGGATGAGATCATCGATACCCGCGCGCCGTTGCCGGGGGTCGAAGGCGCGGTCCGATCGCTCTATCAACGGCTGCATGATCGGGCAATATCCAGGCGAATTTCTTGACTTCTTTATCTACCGCCGATAAAATGTCGGCAGTTCAGGAGGGAAAAAGATTGGGCCGACAGATCACGAAAGCCGTTATCCCCGCAGCGGGGCTGGGAACGCGATTCCTCCCTGCGACGAAGGCATCCCCCAAGGAGATGCTCCCCCTGGTCGACAAGCCGCTGATCCAATATGTTGTCGAAGAAGCGGTGGGGGCCGGCATCCGGGAGATCATCATCATTACCGGGCGCGGCAAACGGGCGATTGAAGATCACTTCGACATCTCGTTCGAGCTGGAGGAGACCCTGCGCCAGAACGGCAAGCTGGAGCTGATGGAAAGTCTGAGGAAAATCTCCGACATGGCCGACTTCTGCTACATCCGGCAGCGGCAGGCGCTCGGGCTCGGACATGCCATTCTCAGCGCGAAGAATCTGATCGGCGACGAGCCCTTCGCCGTCCTGCTGGGAGACGACATCATCGATCATCCCACTTCCGCCCTGCAGCAGATGATCGACCTCTATCAGAAAAATCAGGCGCCGTTGATCGGCATCCAAAAAGTTCCCAAGTCGGAGGTCCGCCAATACGGGGTGATCGACGCCGAAGCCGCCGTCGATGGGCTTTACAAAATTAACGATCTGGTCGAAAAGCCGTCTCCCAAGGAAGCCCCGTCCAACCTCGCCGTGATCGGACGCTACATTCTGACCCCCGAAATCTTTGAGCTGCTGGAGAAAACAAAACCGGGGAAGAACAATGAGATCCAGTTGACCGACGCCCTCAAGGAACTGGCCCGGCTGCGGAATATGTATGGATATGTCATCCAGGGGAAACGCTTCGACGCCGGGGACAAACTTGGATTTCTCAAGGCGACGGTCGAAATGGGGCTGAAAAACCCCGAGCTGGGAAAAGAGTTTCGGAAATTCTTGAAAGATCTCCCCCTCTAAAACCGGCCCGCTTCGCTCAAAGAGCCCGCTTGCAGAGTCCCGCCAACCTGTGTAAAATGACCAGACGATCCCGGTCTGCTTGATTCCAACTTAAGAGATCAAGGCGAGACCGATCTCTTTCGTTTTCCCGAGAGATCGACCCTGTCATCCGAATCAACGTTAGGAGCCCCCCGTGTCTTTGAAGGATCAAGAGAAACAGAAACTGGATATCCCCGAGAAGCTTCCCCTTCTCCCCGTCCGGGACATCGTCGTCTTCCCCCATATGGTTCTTCCCCTTTTCGTCGGGCGGGAGATCTCCATCAAAGCGATTGAAGAAGCGCTGGCCGGAAACCGGATGGTCTTTCTGGCGGCGCAGAGGTCGTCGGAAGTGGAATCCCCTGAGCCGGACGATATTTATACCATCGGCTCGGTCGGGACGATCATGCGGATGTTGAAGCTTCCCGACGGTCGGGTCAAGATTCTGGTCCAAGGGATCGCCAAGGGGCGGATTACTTCATTCCAGCAAACCGCCCCCTACCACACGGTCCGGATCGAGAAGGTGGCCGATCCGGCCCCGACCGAAAGCTCCCTAGAGGTCGAAGCGGCGGTCCGGACGGTCAAAGAGTTGATGGGGAAGGTCGTCGCCTTCGGCAAATTCACCGTTCCCGACATCATCTCCGTGATCGAAAACCTCGACGACCCGGGGCGGCTGGCCGACATGATCGCTTCGAATCTCGGATTGAAGGTCGAAACCGCGCAGGAGGTGCTCGAGATCCTCAATCCATTGCAGCGCCTCGGGAAGATCAACGACCTTCTGACCAAAGAGGTCGATGTCCTGACGGTGCAGCAGAAGATCCAGTCCGAGGCCAAAGGGGAGATGGATAAAACGCAGCGCGAATACTTCTTGCGCGAGCAGCTGAAGGCGATCCAGAAGGAGCTGGGGGAATCGGATGAGCGGGCCGAAGAGGTCCAGGAATTTCGGAACAAAATCGAAGAGGCGGCGATGCCGGAGAAAGTCGCCAAAGAGGCGGAACGGCAGTTGAAGCGGCTTGAAAAGATGCACCCCGACTCCGCCGAGGCCTCCACGGTTCGAACCTATCTCGAATGGCTTGTCGAGCTCCCGTGGAATGTGGCGACCAAAGACAAGCTCGATCTGATCGCGGCCAAGAAGGTCCTGGATGAAGATCATTACGACCTAGAGCGGGTGAAGGATCGGATCCTGGAATATCTCGCCGTCCGCAAGATGAAGGAGAAGATGAAGGGGCCGATCCTCTGTTTCCTCGGCCCTCCGGGGGTCGGGAAGACCTCTCTCGGAAAATCGATCGCCCGCGCCCTGGGACGGGAGTTTGTCCGAATTTCGCTCGGCGGCATTCGGGACGAAGCGGAGATCCGCGGACATCGCCGAACCTATGTCGGCTCGCTCCCCGGCCGGATCATCCAGGGGATCAAACAGGCCGGGACGAACAATCCGGTCTTCATGATGGACGAAATCGACAAGGTCGGCATGGACTTTCGGGGAGATCCCTCGGCCGCCCTGCTGGAGGTGTTGGACCCGGAGCAAAATCACAGCTTCTCCGATCACTACCTCGGCGTCCCGTTCGATCTCTCGAACGTCATGTTCATCATGACCGCCAACCAGATCGATCCGATTCCGGCGCCGCTGCGCGACCGGATGGAGATCATCGACATCTCCGGCTACACCACCGAGGAGAAGGTCGGCATCGCCCGGAATTACCTGATCCCGCGCCAGCTCTCGGAGCATGGGGTCAAGACAGGCAAAGTGGCCTTCACCGACGCGGCGCTCGATCTGATGATCATGCAGTACACCCGCGAGGCGGGGGTTCGCAATCTGGAGCGGGAGATCGCCAACGTCCTTCGGAAAATCGCGCGCAAGCTGGCGGAGGGAAAAGAGAAGCGATTCAAGATCACCCCTTCCAACGTCAACCAATATCTCGGCATCCCCAAGTTTCTTCCCGAAGCGGAGCAGGAGCAGGATGAAGTCGGTGTCGCGACCGGGCTCGCCTGGACGCCGACCGGGGGAGATATCATTCGAATCGAGGCGACCCTGATGAAGGGGAAAGGGGCACTGACCCTCACCGGGCATCTGGGAGATGTGATGAAAGAGTCGGCCCATGCGGCCCTCTCCTACATTCGATCGAAGGAGAAGGAGCTTGGGATCAAGAGCGACCTCTTCGCCAAGAGCGATATCCACATCCATGTCCCGGCCGGGGCGATTCCGAAAGACGGCCCCTCCGCCGGCATCACGATGGCGACGGCGCTCGCCTCGCTCCTTACCGGAAAAGCGGTCCGCCGGGATGTGGCGATGACCGGAGAGGTGACGCTGCGGGGCCGGGTCCTCCCGATCGGCGGCCTGAAAGAAAAGATCTTGGCCGCCAAACGGGCCGGCATGAAGACGGTGGTCCTTCCGAAGCGGAACGAAAAAGATCTGGAGGAGGTCCCCCGCCACGTGCAGCGAGGACTCGATCTGGTCTTCGCCGAGCACATGGATGCGGTTCTGTCGGCGGCCTTCAACATAAGGAAGACCCCCTCCGTCATGGCCAAAACGATTACAAAAACCCAACGGGAAAAACAGCGAAAGCGGGCGCGAATCGCCTCCACGGTCGCGACGGTTTAAAACATCGGCTCGGCGCCCCGCGTCCAGCCCGGAACAGGACATGGACCTCCGTCAACTCGGTGAGTTCGGTCTCATCGACCGGATTCAAAAGCGCTTTCCCCCTCCCGCTTCAACCGTTCTCGGCATCGGCGACGATGCCGCGGCGATCCTCCCCTCCAAGAAACAGCACCTTCTTCTCACCACCGATACGCTGATCGAAGGGGTTCATTTCGACCCCGCCTTCTCGACCTTTCAAGAGGTCGGCTATAAATCGGTGATGGTCAATGTCAGCGACATTGCGGCGATGGGGGGAACCCCCCGTTATATACTGATTTCACTCGGCCTGACCGGCCGCCAGAGGGTCGAAGCGATCGACCAACTCTACAAGGGGATCGAAAGAGCAAGCCGCGAAACGGGGCTCGATCTGATCGGCGGAAACATCGCCTTCTCCACCGGACCGTTTTTTATCTCCCCGACCGTGGTGGGAGAGATTCCCAAAAAGGAGATGGTCACCCGGGCCGGCGCGGGAGAGGGAGATCACCTCTATGTCACCGGAACGCTGGGGGACGCCGCGGCGGGGTTGGCCTTATTGAAAAAAGGGATCGACACGAAGCTCTTCGGCCGGCTGACTCGGCGCTATCGCGCGCCGCAAGCCCGCTGGCGGGAGGGGCGTCTTTTGGCAAAGGCCCGGATTCCGTCGGCGATGATCGATCTGTCAGACGGGTTGAGCTCTGATCTGAGCCATCTGATGGAACGGAGCGGGCTTGGGGCGGAGATCGACGCCGCTGAAATCCCCCTCTCGGCCCCCCTCCAACGTGCGGCTTTACAAATGGGGGTTGATTCGATAGAGTATGCTTTAAATGGGGGTGAAGATTACGAGCTCCTTTTTTCGGTCCCGGAACGGAAACTCAAGAAGCTGGAGCTGATGATAAAAAACGGGTTGATCAAAGCATACCGAATCGGTAAAATGGCGCCACGGCGGACCGGTTTAATGCTGATCAATCCGAGCGGACGCCGCCGGGCCCTCGCTCCAGGGGGGTGGGACCACTTAAAGAAAGGCGAAAAGGGATAAGATGGGCTTGATGGCAAAGGGGAAGGAGCAGATGCGGCGGGTGTTGGGATTGAACGACACCCCGCATCGGACCGCGCTCGCCTTCGCGCTCGGCGTCTTCATCGCCTTTTCCCCCCTGCTCGGCCTTCACTTTCTCCTGGCGATCGTTTCGGCGTGGCTCTTCCGTCTCAATCGGGTCGCCATTCTCGTCGGCGCCTTCGTCAACAATCCCTGGACCTTCACCCCGATCACCCTCTCCTCCACCTGGTTCGGGATCGAGCTTTGCTGTAAGACAGATGAAATTCCCCCGATCAGCTTCGAGAATCTGACCTTCTCGACGATGGGGACGCAGCTTAAATCGTACTTTTTCCCGTTCGTGCTTGGATCGACCCTGTTGGGAGTGGCTTTTGGGGTGGTTTCTTATTTCGCGATGCTCTGG encodes the following:
- the lon gene encoding endopeptidase La, whose protein sequence is MSLKDQEKQKLDIPEKLPLLPVRDIVVFPHMVLPLFVGREISIKAIEEALAGNRMVFLAAQRSSEVESPEPDDIYTIGSVGTIMRMLKLPDGRVKILVQGIAKGRITSFQQTAPYHTVRIEKVADPAPTESSLEVEAAVRTVKELMGKVVAFGKFTVPDIISVIENLDDPGRLADMIASNLGLKVETAQEVLEILNPLQRLGKINDLLTKEVDVLTVQQKIQSEAKGEMDKTQREYFLREQLKAIQKELGESDERAEEVQEFRNKIEEAAMPEKVAKEAERQLKRLEKMHPDSAEASTVRTYLEWLVELPWNVATKDKLDLIAAKKVLDEDHYDLERVKDRILEYLAVRKMKEKMKGPILCFLGPPGVGKTSLGKSIARALGREFVRISLGGIRDEAEIRGHRRTYVGSLPGRIIQGIKQAGTNNPVFMMDEIDKVGMDFRGDPSAALLEVLDPEQNHSFSDHYLGVPFDLSNVMFIMTANQIDPIPAPLRDRMEIIDISGYTTEEKVGIARNYLIPRQLSEHGVKTGKVAFTDAALDLMIMQYTREAGVRNLEREIANVLRKIARKLAEGKEKRFKITPSNVNQYLGIPKFLPEAEQEQDEVGVATGLAWTPTGGDIIRIEATLMKGKGALTLTGHLGDVMKESAHAALSYIRSKEKELGIKSDLFAKSDIHIHVPAGAIPKDGPSAGITMATALASLLTGKAVRRDVAMTGEVTLRGRVLPIGGLKEKILAAKRAGMKTVVLPKRNEKDLEEVPRHVQRGLDLVFAEHMDAVLSAAFNIRKTPSVMAKTITKTQREKQRKRARIASTVATV
- the galU gene encoding UTP--glucose-1-phosphate uridylyltransferase GalU, which gives rise to MSAVQEGKRLGRQITKAVIPAAGLGTRFLPATKASPKEMLPLVDKPLIQYVVEEAVGAGIREIIIITGRGKRAIEDHFDISFELEETLRQNGKLELMESLRKISDMADFCYIRQRQALGLGHAILSAKNLIGDEPFAVLLGDDIIDHPTSALQQMIDLYQKNQAPLIGIQKVPKSEVRQYGVIDAEAAVDGLYKINDLVEKPSPKEAPSNLAVIGRYILTPEIFELLEKTKPGKNNEIQLTDALKELARLRNMYGYVIQGKRFDAGDKLGFLKATVEMGLKNPELGKEFRKFLKDLPL
- a CDS encoding DUF2062 domain-containing protein; amino-acid sequence: MAKGKEQMRRVLGLNDTPHRTALAFALGVFIAFSPLLGLHFLLAIVSAWLFRLNRVAILVGAFVNNPWTFTPITLSSTWFGIELCCKTDEIPPISFENLTFSTMGTQLKSYFFPFVLGSTLLGVAFGVVSYFAMLWMIAQYRKVKKPESIESSPSL
- the coaE gene encoding dephospho-CoA kinase (Dephospho-CoA kinase (CoaE) performs the final step in coenzyme A biosynthesis.); translated protein: MIWVGLTGGIASGKSTVSRLFRETGAFVIDADEIAHAVIRKGAPAYAGVVEAFGAAILDKKGEIDRKRLGEIVFNDARRRERLNQLVHPHVYAQAEKEKRAIAAAHPEAVILFDVPLLIETGAHREMDLVIVVYADRATQIERLIERDGLTREEAERRIDAQMPLDEKRRFADEIIDTRAPLPGVEGAVRSLYQRLHDRAISRRIS
- the thiL gene encoding thiamine-phosphate kinase translates to MDLRQLGEFGLIDRIQKRFPPPASTVLGIGDDAAAILPSKKQHLLLTTDTLIEGVHFDPAFSTFQEVGYKSVMVNVSDIAAMGGTPRYILISLGLTGRQRVEAIDQLYKGIERASRETGLDLIGGNIAFSTGPFFISPTVVGEIPKKEMVTRAGAGEGDHLYVTGTLGDAAAGLALLKKGIDTKLFGRLTRRYRAPQARWREGRLLAKARIPSAMIDLSDGLSSDLSHLMERSGLGAEIDAAEIPLSAPLQRAALQMGVDSIEYALNGGEDYELLFSVPERKLKKLELMIKNGLIKAYRIGKMAPRRTGLMLINPSGRRRALAPGGWDHLKKGEKG